The genomic interval ACTTGAAAACTAAAAACCAGAAATAGTATCAGAGACGACTTTTGATTCCAGGATTTGAATGTTCCACTGAATGATTTGAGATTCTCTGCAGAGTGTTCtgactctgagactgagactCACTTTGTCCCACATGGACCATCTCCTCCGTGTTTATTTAAACTGCACTGCTGCATGAGTTACATCACATGTATGTCCTAACGTTGTGTTTTCACAGCGCAGGTTTGAGGGGGAGGGCAGAGTTTAAGATAtacattttctctcctcctgtcgACTCTCGCTGGTCTTTATACTTTCCCCGTAGACACTGAACACCTTCCATGTTGTTACAGCGGGCTGTGGTCCCTGATATATGATCAGTTTGATCCTGAGGGGATAAGGAATCTAAAACAGACACCCTCATCATACACACCTTTATAAGGGTTTATGGCTTTCTTGAAAACAACCATATCCTGATAACTTTCCTCATGGATCATGTTTCATTAATCTTGATTCTCAGATGCCAACAAGGAAGTTTAAATCATTACCACTAAAGTTCATtgttctacttcttcttcttcttcttttgttcctGATAAGACGGAGAAACCGCCACTGGACAGCACCGAGGACAGAGCCTGGCTTGGCGAGGGTCAGTCTGAAAGTCAGCTCGCTGCTGTGAACGGGCCGGATGGAGCCGACGACGACCGGCCAGCATGGGACTCTAAGGTCCAGTATGTGTTGGCCCAGGTGGGGTTCAGTGTGGGCTTAGGGAACGTGTGGAGGTTCCCCTACCTTTGCCATCAAAATGGAGGAGGTGAGTGTCTTCAGTATCTCCTGACTCACTTGAGAGCGAGAGAAATTATGCAAGTTCTTGAAATTTGTTTTCAAGGGTAACAAGTacatttcagatgttttctgGAGATCTCGACTTCTGTACCTCCTCACCTGGGGATAGTCGAGATGCTCAGAAGTTGTTCGGCTCGCTCTTCCTGCGTCTCCCTCTATCCCCTCTCAACCCCAAAGCAGTCTCTGtgcaacatgagtctggttctgcctcctaaagaattttttttttgccactgcaACTTTGCCAAATGTTGCTTAATTAATcgatcattatttgtaaagcgccaattcaaaaaaagttttatcttgagacgctttacaaaagagcatatgggataatatgcaggaaggatttctccgtTGTATTCCTGCCGTTCCTgtcgtccacacttccttgccgctgaggtggaggtcggagcaggccgtgcatgaatgaggatggcggtggttgtgggggcGATGCAGACCGATGGTGGAGGCtcggcgtcaggcggtggttaaTGCTGACACTGGTGACCCGATGGAGGCCACAAGCCAAAATGCATCgctctaatttgttaataaagttgatcttcatacttcaagctggagcattttgacctcttaaTGCTGTGCATGTGAAGGATGAATGTTGGGTCTTTATGAATACTTatagatgtttgtttgcacttactgacgttgtttcctcctctctcgctcgctttggataaaagcgtctgatgaATGATGGAgtacagtctagacctgctctttttgtgtctgcagacaACATTTGTTCAGAAACTGGCactctacaaataaagattgaaatCACCACTGGAAAACCAGAAGTGTTATCCAAAGATAACAAGATAAAAAAGTCAAGAGCTTCAAGAAACCAGAATGAGTCATTATCACaggaaacagagtgaaataaaatgtatggtgtgtgtgtgtgtgttttatgtttgtctCCAGGTTTCTAAACGTCCCTCTCTCCTTCTAGGGGCCTTCATGCTgctgtatgtttttcttttgctgattGTGGGAGTTCCTCTGTTTTTTATGGAGTTGGCAGCGGGCCAGTGTATTCGCCAGGGAAGTATCGGCGTTTGGAAACACATCTCTCCAAAACTGTCAGGGATTGGCTACTCCAGCTGCATGGTGAGGAGACACTTTTTGTGTGCGCGGGTTTTAATTTATCGATTTCTGTCCACACATTCTTTGGTAGtttgtggaaaatgtaatgCAGGATGCAGAAcatgtttcttcatgttttcttcaaagTTTCAAAAATAAGGTCAAAAATGTTGATACTGTTTCACTCATCGAGTTCACGTTTTAGCACGGGGACAACTTCTGCCGTGCGTCTCGTACACTTTAGCGTAGCGTAGCATGACACACAGAAACTCACAACGACAGCAGTGATACCTCACTTCACTTGTCTTAAAGCGATATCACTCCGGCAACCGTAACCATGAGCAACCTTAAAGGTAAAGTGCTCACATGCAATTGGATGcaaattacaaaatataaataaagttaggtttaaatcaaataatgtcatctcaacctgagaaaaataaatctccatGGTAAAGTAGGTGATATCAGGAAGTATTGGGTGCCtgtaggacttctatttttgttgccctggtattgaaacaggtgtTGATATCATTAGATTCTTACCAGTATCATCATCTCTTAAGTTTCTGGTATCATGACCACCTTACTCAGAACTCTGATGATGATTGATTACCTGAAACTAACCGTGTCACATTTAGGCTGCCGTGCTTTGGTAGCTGCAGGATTTCTCCTCTTTGGTTTTAAATATAGGACAGTCATTAGTACTTTAAGCGTGAGCACCAAACTGAAAACATtcatacatttctgtttcactAAAGCTGTTTCACTAAAGGACTACCACATTAGTCACCCCTCTGCAAACAGCTGTCTTTTTATGACTGGCCACTGGTGTTTAGTTAAGAAAGACTGATGATGACATCCCGCCATGTTGTAATGTGAGAGGCGTCCTGCGCCGTAGAGCTGGCAGTTAGTTACATAACTCTTTTTCAACGGAGGGGACGAGGCAAACCCCGAGAGGACAGGAGCTTTCTGTgcacaaacagcaaacagacgTAGACTTGTACCTTACCCTAACTAGTTTCTTTTTCCAAAGGCCTCACTGCTCAGTCAGTCCCAGTTAATGACCGTGTCTCGATTTGTTCTGGCTAAACTTAAATCAAACCATCTCCCACATGTCAACAGCTTTATAATGACGTAATAACATTTAGGTTTAAATACATTcaattaagataaaaaaaactgcctgaTCATTTGATGTCTTCTGTTCTCCACAAGGAAAACTACAGAGTCCCTGAAGTCCCAGACAAgtgaaggtttttatttttgcccaCAAGTTATCATCTGCTGACATCGAAACAGACGCACTGCAGACCCTGATGTTGGACTGATCCCAATGTCAAGCTGACATCTAAACCTGACCTTTGACTGACTTAAGACCCTGACATGAGGCTGACATAAGACCCTGACATGAGGCTGACATAAGACCCTGACTTTGGACTGACATAAGATTCCAGCGCTGGGCTGACACCGACATCGGACCCCGATGTCGGGTTGACCTCAAAACCTGAAATCATTTTGTGTGCACAAGTTTTCATCTAACTTTGTTTCCACAAAATAACTAAATGTGTGCATCCATCCATTGTCTATATATCCCACTTTACCCATTCGGGGTCACGGGGGTGCTGGCgctgatcccagctgttatTGGGGGAGAGGtagggttacaccctggactggtctccagccaatcacaaggctgacatttagagacagacaaccagacacactcacattcacacctacgggcaagttagagtcagcagttaacctaacgagcatgtctttggactgtgggtaCTCATGCACGGGGAGGCTCTGCACCACaaggattcgaaccaggaacctcctcactgtgcaCCAACAGCGCTAACTAAATTGTGTGCACAAGATCTCATGCACAGGAGATAATATTTGGGACTTCAGTGGCtctgatgaaaacacatttttgaccttaaaaacaatatttcagcACAAACTGCATCCTGTTTCTAAAAGATTtgctttgtaaatgtttcctctcctaGGTGTGTTTTTACGTGGCTCTGTACTACAATGTCATCATTGCCTGGAGCTTGTTCTACATGGGGAACTCTTTTCAGTACCCTCTGCCGTGGGAGCACTGTCCCATTGATGTGACCACCAACGATACAGGTAACCGACGCAGCTGTGATGATGATCAAAATTCAGGTAAACATGCAGGATACTTAAGTGTTTGTCGTCTGTACTCTATCGACAGTGAGAGAATGTGCAGGTTCCTCCCCGACGTCATACTTCTGGTTTCGCAAAGCGCTAAATATCACAAACTCCATCGAAGAAACCGGAGAGTTTAACCCCATCATGACGGGCTGTTTGCTGGCTGCGTGGGCCATCGTGTCCTTGGCGATGATCAAGGGCATCAAGTCTTCTGCAAAGGTCAGGGCAGCACTACCTCTCCTTTAAGATAATCACGCCATGTGATGAGACACCAGAGTGATCTCAACTTTCTATCTTACTCTGCAAGAAAACAAGATGCACATTTCCTAAAGGAACAGAAATCATCCTAACTTTCCTTCTCCTCAGGTGATGTACTTTTCCTCAGTCTTTCCCTACTTGGTGCTCTTTATTTTCCTCGTCAGAGGGATGATGTTGGACGGGGCGATAGATGGAATCACCTACATGTTTTATCCTAAAGTAAGAGCAGCTTTCATCGTGTGGTTCTCATTTTCTATTTCTCCctgtatttcttcttctaaaggctttatatgtgatttttcacacttaaatgtagaaatcaagtatatcctctgaaaataactctgtgagtcatgactgtctacaatgggtgtaacacccgagtcccactgtctgtgatgttttcagagttttcagagtcctatcttcagtttgtttacatcgccaggacggccggctcactcctcccctcacgtataaaagttgtttaattgagggactagagaaaagaagaataacatactgtactcactgcttaactgtgtttctagatcacgctcatttcaggtaaattgacatgcagtgtgaagatacgagcataataaagatcgctagcattagcatgctaacacaacaatgcagcgcaagttgttttggtttcatgctggtgctcaagggcgacatctgctggatcaaaaaatcacatataaagcctttaaagtaatGAAAGGTGCTTAGAGTGTATTTAAAACTTGAgaggacattttgtttttgtttacactcATAACGActtaatgacattttaattttgttttcctttcagctGGAGATCTGGGGTAGCGTGCAGGTGTGGCGGCAGGCTGCTACTCAGGTGTTCTTTGCCCTCGGCCTGGGCTACGGCTCCGTGATCGCCTATTCCTCCTACAATCCGGTCAACAACAACTGCCACCTGGACGCTCTGATGGTGTCCGGCATCAACTTCATGACGTCCGTGCTGGCCTCGCTCGTGGTTTTCGTCGTGCTTGGTTTCCGTGCCAAGAACATCGCGCTGCGCTGCGTGGCTGAGTACGGATGTGTGCATGAATAGTGACATTATGGGTCCTTTACTCACCACATGATTTCATATGCAGGGGAGAAGcacaaaggtcaaaggtcaatggTAACATAATAACTTTAATTACATATAAACATACTAAAAGGATGTCgtaattgagagacaggacggtggatagagtcagaaatcagagagagaaagagagagagagagtagggagtgacatgcaggaaaggagccacgtgTCGGATCCAGAACCGGGGCCATCTGGTGGACTAGAAACTTAGCAGAGATGTTTGCTTATTACAAACAATCCAGGCCTTACTTTTATAACTTCtgtaataagatgtttatcagGATTAAGCAGGTGAAGTGTAAGAAGATATTTATACATTTgttaagatttgagtttttgcggTGCAGTTCCTGAGAGTCGACCTGTTCGTTTAGATTTGAGGCGTTTTGTCTCACAGCAGATAATGCCTCTCTTATCGACTgctacttttatattttaaactctCGCAGAAATCTGGGTCTCCTAAACATCATGACGACTCAAGAGTGGAACCAGGACTTGGTCAAACAGGGTTGGCCTTGGATCGTCACGGCCGATCCCAGCTCCGTCCCTCTGGCTGACTACAGACAGTGGTACAGTGAGCACGGCGCCATGATGGGCGCCAACATCACCGACTGCAgtctggaggaggagatgaaaaagGTAGCTTTGAAATTTCAATGAACTGTCTTAACACAAGTGTTTATCCGCAGAAGGGAAGGGCCAAACGTGTAGCGtttaaaaatcacttttcaTAAACGTTGTTTTCAAGACCACATTTTTTGAGCGAGGAAGGCGTCACCACAGGTTGCTTTGAAAGTCACTGGACACGGGCTTCTGGTGAGGTGAACAATAACAATAGTAAGCAGGAGGAGTGCCGAGGTTCCCAGGACCCCAGAGGAATCTGTGAGGTGCTGTCAGATATCCAGCAGgcaggaggaagaaaacaaTCGGGACACTGTATCTAGTATTTTTACGAGCGGAGATGGATTCAAGCCGTGagaagagaaactaaagaaacAAATGAAGGGGTACTAAATGTCATGTTATCTAAGAGTGTTTGTGTTATAAGAAGAATTTCTTACTCAtttcgttttcatttcaaacctttatttattctcgaaaagacactgaggtttcccgcatttccaatgccgtcgagattacaagcacagtaaaacaagcaaaaacacatcaaacactgaGAATCTGTGACAAAACCcactgagatcatttaaaacagttacaatttgaaacaaagttgttcgaaatcaaattcctaaactctggaagagagggaagaactctgatccttagagtttgctggagggcgtTCCACAAATTTGGGGCATCgaaagaaaatgcagatttacagatttattttttttctaaaaaatacATGCAGAGGAGGCGtgcgttttttttaaaattccagCCCTAAGCAGAATGATGTGAAatgatgttttaatgtgaaGTCATGAGGGAGGCTCCGCCTGCTGCAGAGACTTCAGCTGTGCGTCTCGATGCTGCTCTCCTCCGCTGGTGACCAAAAcatgtcatgtgtttatttGCAATCATCAGTCAGACTTTATAACTctgtttttctcccctctctgttttctgtcttttttgcaCGAGCGCAGGGTGTTGAAGGCACAGGCCTGGCGTTCATCGCCTTCACCGAGGTGATGGCTCTTTTCCCCGCCAGCCCCTTCTGGTCCACTCTGTTCTTCCTCATGTTGCTCAACCTGGGGCTCAGCAGCATGTTCGGGACCATGCAGGGGATCCTCACACCTCTCATGGATAATTTTAGCCTGTTGGGCCGCCACCGGACTTTGCTCACTGGTAACAGGCACTTGTCGGTTTGTTCTTACTGACTGTTGTCCAGGAATAGATGATTGGGTTGAGGATTTGTACAGTTACATTTGGAAACATTTCTCCCCCAGGAGAcacattttgtcccttttttttaaagaatagtAAAATCTCTTTCATGTCCTGCAAAGATATTTCCTCCAAAGACGATTCAGTAATTGTCGATTAGCAGCTCCACTTGAAATCTTACTTTGAATTACAGACTAATAATAAATTGTGACACAGCATTACCACAGGTTTCCTTTCAAGGTTTAAATATACCAAAGTGTTTAACATCAGACAGACATACCTTCATTCATTGCACTAAACttgtcttctgtcttttttcagtGTCCAGCTGTGCTTTGGGGTTCTTATTGGGCCTGCTGTTCACGCAGCGCTCCGGAAACTATTTTGTGGCGATGTTTGACGACTACTCTGCGACTCTCCCGTTAATCATCGTGGTCATCTTTGAGACCATCAGTGTGGCCTGGGTTTATGGAACGGATcggtaagaaaacaaaacttctATCAGCTCTTACCTTTAGAAAAAACTGTGCCTCTCATTCTGATGTCCTCCCTCACTGCAGGTTTCTCGATGATATTGAAGTTATGCTCAACTGGCGCCCTCCAGTGGTGTACAAATATCTTTGGAAGTACGTTTGTCTGCTGTCGTTGGTTGGTCTTCTGGCAGCCAGTTTGTTGCGAATGGTCTTCAAGAGACCCACATACACGGCCTGGAACCAGAGCACAGTAAGAGACCAGACAACTGTCCCATACAGAATAATTTATTCTAGTGATAGCCTTTAATATTTACCTGCAGGTGTGACATATTCAACAAGACTTTGCACCATAGAAGATGTTGGAAAGCTCCTTCACCCTGTGTCTTTACTCCTTTTTTAATGGTTTCTATGAAGCATTATTTTGGTTGGAGGTCACttgtatagaatagaatataattatttattgatcccaaactaggaaattgtggtgttacagcagcaggttatcagagcaaataaaacaataaaagaatagatacatagtaaataagcacttaaaggctttatatgcaatttgtcacacttaaatgtaatataaatcaagtatatcctctgaaaataactctgtgagtcatgactgtctacaatgggtgtaacaccagagtcccactgtctgtgatgttttcagagttttcagagtccaatcttcagtttgtttacatcgtcgggacggccggctgactcctcccctcacgtataaaagttgtttaattgagggactagagaaaagaagaataacatactgtactcactgcttaactgtgtttctagatcacgctcatttcaggtaaatttacatgcagtgtgaagatacgagcataatagaggtcactagcattagcatgctaacacaacaatgcagcgcaagttgttttggtttcatgctggtgctcaagggagacatctgctggatcaaaaaaatcacacataaagcctttaaaatatgaaaaaataagaataagaagagatttatacatcaaggatttaacttaacattcttactggtttaaaaaaaatgaaaaatgaaatacaacatttattcaggcgtgtcaactgaatgtaaaaatacttgctggaggtaagagatgtaagTTTGTATCATGCTGTATCGTGATGGTTACACTTTGAGCTACAGTGTGCAGCCCACGTTTCTGTCACTGACCTGCTGTGTCTCTTCCTCTGCTCAGGCGTCTGAGATGACTCTGGAGTACCCGGGTTGGGCCCTGGCTATGATCATCATGCTCATGGTCGTCGCTTGCCTGCCCGTGCCCATCGGCTACCTCCTCTCAATGTGGAAAAGCCGCAGGGGCGGCAACAGTCGCTCCGAGGAGGGAGAAAGCCCCGAGGTGCACCGGGAGTTGTACACCAAGTGCAGCTCCAACGAGCAGCTGGACTCCAACTCCCACCGCAGAGCCCCGTCTGAGGAGGACGAGGCCCGGCCCAGGGTCGTCTTCCTGCCGCTGGGTCACGAACTATACCGGCTCCTGCCCCAGGACGGGGAGGATGACGATGAGGAACAAGACACAGGAGTGTGAGCGGTCGCTGTGtgtgaagagagaaaatgtttaaatgtttgagcCTCAGAGTAAACGAGCAGGACCCTGCAGGGTGAAGGGCgatcaaaaaaaagagagattcaTCCTCAATCTGACGACGAGTCTTTGCAGCCTCTTAACAGGCTAGAAGTATTTTAACTATTTATATATCCTGTACATAGTTAGATCATCAGGTGCTTTTTAGATTATGAAGTTGTGACACTACCAACTCCTCCTTTTAACTCATTTTCTGAGCGGCTCAAACTGTTCAGCTAACGGAAACACTCCCAGACTCatggaaaaggaaagagaagcTGCTATATTTTGTAAACTTAAGAGTTCATGTAAAGATGTTAGTGTGGAGGTTAACTCGCTCCGGGCATGTAAAGATATGCTTTGCTTGTCTAAGTGCTCGCCTTATTTCATGTGGAATCACAACCGTGGCTGGAGAAATGAGTAAGGCagcaacagacagaaaaaactgCTTTATGACGAGTATCATCAGATAAACTGTGATGGGTtttgcatgtgtgcgtgtgtgtgtgtgtgtgtgtgtgtgtgtgtgtgtgtgtgtgtgtgtgtgtgtgtgtgtgtgtgtgtgtttgtttgagcatTTCTATTCCTTTGTTTGAtgtgaaatgtctttaaaatatctCTTATTTGTATTCTATTACCTCATAAGACCACAGCAATGTTTTTACTCGTTGTACTGTACTACAGGTGAGGATTTCAATAAACCTCTAGATGGCAGCAAACTGACTGGATGTGGTTTTATAGGGATCTACACATCACCAACGCCTCACAATATAACATTTATGAGGCCGTTTATGTGGAATattgtaatgttttaatgtttatttagcATACGACAGAGGAGACCgaatgtttgtgcatgttttttttattttctgtatgaaGCCGTCTCTCTACAAAAGTCAAGAATTCACTTTTCTGAATGAGAAATGTTCAAATATTCTGTGAATGTTTTCACTCACAGCTAAAGTTTGTgagatgacacacacagatgtttctgCACTTTTCATGCATAGTTTGTTAAATAGTATAATACGGTGAATGTGCTAGCCATTGACAACATGCATTTCAATCCATAACCTGCCGTCTCATTAGGGTGTAGGATCATGATGAATCTCAGTTATAATGCCAGACAGAAATATccttcaactttaaaaaacaagaatttaatTAATACATCAGTGATGCAACAAGGGCGAACTAGATCAAATTGATTTCTTAAGATGATAGTAATTATTCATCTGTTTAGAAATAATTTATAACTTTACTATAACTCACAGTACAATCATTTGGACCACAGGCTGAATTAAATCCCTCACAGTGAATCAGAAAGGCCTTCATTCTCCTCTGGCCCATCTGAGAGTGAAGTGCGGCTGCTGTGGGATAGGTAGGGATGAgagaggggaggtgggggggggagagagagaaagagggagggagggagaggagtgtGCGCGCTCAGGCAGGACAGGAGGGCGCGCGGGACATCAGCACACCGGCCGGGTCAAGAAGCTGCAAGGATGGAGATCCGACCAGACAGGTTTAAGGCGGCCGCTGCCAAAACTCTGGGGAAAATTAACAGGTACACAACTATCCTAAATATTCCTGACTCCACTTCTGACTTTTGTCCGTTTTTCACGCGTTAGCAGAgggctgctgttgtttttttagttgcTGTTCATCCTGCTGCAGGTTCGCATCCTCTCTCCTCCGGACAGTTACTCTCCAGAGTAGAAAAAAAGTTTCCTTGTTATTGATTTTCGAAGAGGAAAAGAGGCGCCTGTGGTATTAACGCTGCAAACATCACGCAGATAGCGGGAAAAGTGCAGCTTTGCGCAGCGATTTTAAAGTAATCAAATCGATAAaagtgtgtgaaatgttttgaaagtaatcttttttttgtctttgttacGTTAAACTTAAATATTGCGCAAATGTACACGGTTTGAAAAGAGAATCTAAGTATGGAGAATTATAATCTGGATGAAAAATGCGCACTGGAAGCGCAGTGAGCTCGTCATAGAGTGCATGTGGACGACATGGAGGTTTGGTTTCGTTCTTTATCGcgtacatttcatttaaaaaaaatactaaaacatGGACTTACTGTTGTCAGATTTGGCTCGGCTCAGAGTGGATTGAGAGTATTGATGTTTGAGACGAGAAGAAAGTGTGGTTACGTAATGGATCCGTGCGTTATTGGCACGGCCTGGCTGAGTGAGAGTGCTGAGCAGATGCAACCAAAGTCACAAAACCTAAAacctatccatctatccatgtATTTCTCCTGTGTCTTGAGGTCAGAAAGTGTTACATGGGTTATATTTGTAGCTTATATCATTCTTAATTTACTGATTTAATTTGGGTGAATATGAAACTTTAAGACATGATAAACTTCTTTACAAAATCTGTTTGCTTCTTAGGACAGATGTTacgtttttctttctcttctttcctttaaCCACATTGTTGctcaaaaaagaaacagaaacgaCCATTGATCATAACCGATGCAGTAGTTTAATGCTGGACTGATTAAAGCTTTAGAATATGATTTACTGAAATTGAAAAGGCaacagcacattttttttcaaacattacacATCCATTGATTTTCGCTTTCAGCTTTCTTTGATCAGTTTTAGAGAAAATGAGTTTACCATGGAGTGTAGGAGATTgtgattttaagattttctcagacattttctgtctgttaacAAAATGTCTACATTTGTATAAAACTTCTCCAGGCCTGAGCTGAATCTGTTCAAATATAATATAAGGAAAACatccaaatatttaaatttagtatctttttttttttttttatgtgttaaattggtgtatttgcattaatTAATTGCATATCAGTACAGAAGTTGCAGCAGCGGTTGGTGTTCTGGCAATATTTCAGTTAAAAAGGACAGATTAAAGACACCGATAGAACCTCATGCAATAACCATCGCTTTAAGCTTTGCTCTCTCAGGATTTGAGGTAGCAACCAAACGTATAAATCCCGTCCTGAAATAGCCTGTTTTTCAGTCCAGCTGTCGAGCCACGCAAATCCCTAAACTctcccctcccactctctccatcCCGGCCCATGTCACTTCCTCCAGccgctccctcctcctcctcctcctcctccatcctttcatccatccatccgtccatccattgAGAAACCAGTGCAGACAAGTTTCCCAGATTAACAGACATGCAAATCTCAGGCTTGTTCTCCCTTACTGGTCGTGTGCCATGCATCATGTGCACGGCCGCGGCTCATGCTATGAGAGATGTGATGTTTGAGATTGCATCCAGATTGGTTTTAGTGGCCGTTTCCCCGGCTTAGCCACTGaactcgttttttttatttttatttttttatgtgttaaGCACTGGGCAGTGGCTGCATCAGAAAAGGTGAATATCCTGTCCAGATTTTTGTGAATCCGGTGCACGTTGAGCTCAGGACATCCCTGCACCGTGTGCAATCTCACCACCTCACAGACAAAATCCCTTCCGATGAAAGCAGCCAGAAGTTCATctattatttaaacattttctccaTGAGAATGCATCTCCTGTTTCTATATTAAACTCCACTAGGTAAGCAATAAACTCCAGCACTGTAAGGTCAAGTGCACTCCACGTCTCCACTCTCACGTTTCCcactttaacattttcaaatgaatgtttaaataTCATCTATCCACCTCCTCGACAGCTCTCCAAGAAATATCATATTTCAGCTGTCATCGTATCATGATTTTATATCTGCATCTTAAAGCTTTATAATCAGATCCAGTGGACATTTTTGCTTCGTGTCATTAAACTcacaaatatttttgtttgtgtgcatcagCAGGATCGCACGGCTTCACAAGGAGAGCTCATGTTTCACTTCACAATAACTCACAAAGCAGAGCATAACAGCTAATCCATTTTTAATCTATAGTACGTTCAGTGAAGTGCAACATTTTCAGTAACCTTTTCTGAAACGTGTACGGGAGCCCTAAAAGGACACACatccatatattttattttactcaatTTTCCTTTGATAACCGGTAACATTTGGTTGTTTTACTGGAGATCTTGTCTTATTTATCTCATTCTCTTGGGAAAGCAACGCTGGTTTGTTCCATGATAACGATATCATGAGAAAACTGTTGAAATGAAGACGTTATCACAGGAAAGCCAGCGCTGTAACCCcgagataaaaagataaattagTCAACAAAACAATCAAGGTTTACTCATTATCACAGCAGGAA from Labrus mixtus chromosome 20, fLabMix1.1, whole genome shotgun sequence carries:
- the slc6a16a gene encoding sodium-dependent neutral amino acid transporter B(0)AT2, whose translation is MTEKPPLDSTEDRAWLGEGQSESQLAAVNGPDGADDDRPAWDSKVQYVLAQVGFSVGLGNVWRFPYLCHQNGGGAFMLLYVFLLLIVGVPLFFMELAAGQCIRQGSIGVWKHISPKLSGIGYSSCMVCFYVALYYNVIIAWSLFYMGNSFQYPLPWEHCPIDVTTNDTVRECAGSSPTSYFWFRKALNITNSIEETGEFNPIMTGCLLAAWAIVSLAMIKGIKSSAKVMYFSSVFPYLVLFIFLVRGMMLDGAIDGITYMFYPKLEIWGSVQVWRQAATQVFFALGLGYGSVIAYSSYNPVNNNCHLDALMVSGINFMTSVLASLVVFVVLGFRAKNIALRCVAENLGLLNIMTTQEWNQDLVKQGWPWIVTADPSSVPLADYRQWYSEHGAMMGANITDCSLEEEMKKGVEGTGLAFIAFTEVMALFPASPFWSTLFFLMLLNLGLSSMFGTMQGILTPLMDNFSLLGRHRTLLTVSSCALGFLLGLLFTQRSGNYFVAMFDDYSATLPLIIVVIFETISVAWVYGTDRFLDDIEVMLNWRPPVVYKYLWKYVCLLSLVGLLAASLLRMVFKRPTYTAWNQSTASEMTLEYPGWALAMIIMLMVVACLPVPIGYLLSMWKSRRGGNSRSEEGESPEVHRELYTKCSSNEQLDSNSHRRAPSEEDEARPRVVFLPLGHELYRLLPQDGEDDDEEQDTGV